The nucleotide window GTTTCGATAGCTGTTCCAGCATGTGATCCAAAAAGCCGATACCCGTTTGGATATCATACTTGCCCGTCCCATCGAGACTCACCTCAGCCGAAATTTGGGTTTCCGTCGTATTACGTTCAATTTTTGCAGTTCTCATGCCGTTGTTTTACGCCAAAAACCCTAAAGGTTCTAGCGTAAAAATGCTCGCACCTTTTCTACCTGCCATGAGCGATCAAACTCAACATGGCCGCGCGCATCGACAATTTCGAGTGATTTGGGATCATTTGCCGCCTCATAAAGCGCTTTACCGTGACGCGATGGAACAATATTATCGACTTGATTATGGAAAATAATCAGCGGCGTTTTTACCTGAGAAATCTTGCTTAAAGAATCATAGCGATCCTTCACCAGATATTTCGTCGGTAGCCAAAAATGGATCTCCGCCGCGCGTTTCCATAGCGAGGTAAACGGCGCCTCTAATATCAATGCATGTGCTTTCATTTCCATCGCCATTTGTACGGCCACACCGGTACCGATCGATTCGCCGTAAAGGATGATATCCGATTCCGCCAGACCTTGTTCTTTCAAATAGGTAATCGCGGTACGGGCATCGGTATAGAACCCCTCTTCACTCGGCATCCCCATTGAAGTTCCATAGCCGCGCCATTCTAGCGCTAACACGCCATAGCCCGCCATGTGAAAAGCATTATAAACGGGTGCGCGATAAGAGATATTTCCGGCATTTCCATGCATATGCAAAACCGTCGGCATCCCTTGCTTCGCAGGCATTTCCCATGCGGTGAGTGTCGCGCCATCAGGAGATTTGAGCGTGAGCACCTGCGCTTCAACTCCGTAAGCTTGCGGCTCTAGCAATGCCTTATCTGGAAAGTACATCAGTTTACGCTGAAACAGGTACATCAACGCCATAACAACGCAATAAATTAAAATCGCTTTAAAAATCATTCTAAATAGCTTTTCCTTCATTGCACCAGCTTTGCCAGTCGGCTAGCGTAAGCGCAATTTAAATTTGGATATTTAAAAGTGATGTCGCAACAAAACTTTCTTTCAGGGGTCAGCTGGCAAAGTCAGACCACCGCTAGCGGTAAAACATGCACAGCGTGTGAGCGCCACTTCATTACAAATGAGGTGATAGCATTATGATCATTATTGCACTCATGCTCATCGCCCTCATGCTCGCCGTTTTCTGGTTTGATGCATCGCGCTTTATTATTCCCAACTGGCTCGTACTTTGCGTGCTGGCGCTTTACCCTATCTATCTTCTGTTAAGCCCTGTGCCAATTGACTGGATTGGTGCATTGGGCGTTGCCGTCATTGCCTTCGCAGTGGGCATCGCCTTATTTGCCGGTAACATTATGGGCGGAGGGGATGTCAAACTGCTCACTGCCTGTTGCCTATGGGTCGGCATGCATCCTATTTTAGAATATATAATCCACACGACGCTTATTGGTGGCGTATTATCCATCGCCCTTTTGGCAGGACGCCCGGTCGCTGGATATCTCTGGCTCAAAATTATTAAAAGCGACACCATGCCGCGCCTATTAGAAAAAGGTGCGCCCATCCCTTACGGATTAGCCATTGCCGGAGGCATGCTAATTCTGATAGCACAGAATAAACTAACAGGAATGACATTACCGATATGACCCTACTAAACTCGACCAACCCCGCGACCGGTGAAATAATTTGGCAAAAAGAATCCAACACACCCGCTGATGTGAACGCCGCTGTTGCAAGTGCACGCGCCGCCTTTCCTGCTTGGGCGAAACGCCCACTGGCCGAACGTGTAGAGATTCTAGAACGCTACCGCGATCTGCTCACTGAAAACAAAGCCGCTATGGCTGAAGCCATCGCCATGGAAACCGGAAAACCCCTCTGGGATGCTTTAGGCGAAGCAGGTGCGATGGTCGGTAAAGTCGGCATCTCGCTCAAAGCTTACAATGAGCGCACCGGCGAAAATTCATTCGATATGGGCGCAGGCCTTACCGGACACCTCACCCATCGCCCGCATGGTGTGATGGCCGTATTTGGCCCTTATAACTTCCCCGGACACTT belongs to Rickettsiales bacterium and includes:
- a CDS encoding alpha/beta hydrolase; this encodes MALMYLFQRKLMYFPDKALLEPQAYGVEAQVLTLKSPDGATLTAWEMPAKQGMPTVLHMHGNAGNISYRAPVYNAFHMAGYGVLALEWRGYGTSMGMPSEEGFYTDARTAITYLKEQGLAESDIILYGESIGTGVAVQMAMEMKAHALILEAPFTSLWKRAAEIHFWLPTKYLVKDRYDSLSKISQVKTPLIIFHNQVDNIVPSRHGKALYEAANDPKSLEIVDARGHVEFDRSWQVEKVRAFLR
- a CDS encoding prepilin peptidase, with product MIIIALMLIALMLAVFWFDASRFIIPNWLVLCVLALYPIYLLLSPVPIDWIGALGVAVIAFAVGIALFAGNIMGGGDVKLLTACCLWVGMHPILEYIIHTTLIGGVLSIALLAGRPVAGYLWLKIIKSDTMPRLLEKGAPIPYGLAIAGGMLILIAQNKLTGMTLPI